In one Trichlorobacter lovleyi SZ genomic region, the following are encoded:
- a CDS encoding roadblock/LC7 domain-containing protein, translating to MPFHAILKELVDAVPGAVGAILVDWEGEAVQEYCHCDSYDIRFVGAHKGIILSRLRETHAESQGGEIEDVVITSERQVLLIGTVDPDYSLVLQTERTCPAGLARHHFNNALTRLKKEL from the coding sequence ATGCCGTTTCATGCCATACTGAAAGAGCTGGTGGATGCCGTCCCCGGTGCCGTGGGTGCCATTCTGGTAGACTGGGAGGGCGAGGCGGTACAGGAATACTGCCACTGCGACTCCTACGATATACGCTTTGTCGGCGCCCACAAGGGAATTATACTGTCACGGCTGCGTGAGACCCATGCCGAAAGCCAGGGGGGCGAGATCGAAGATGTGGTGATCACCTCGGAGCGCCAGGTCCTGCTGATCGGCACGGTAGACCCGGATTACTCACTGGTACTGCAGACAGAGAGGACCTGTCCGGCCGGTCTGGCACGCCACCATTTCAACAATGCGTTGACACGCTTGAAGAAGGAGCTTTGA
- the ftsY gene encoding signal recognition particle-docking protein FtsY: protein MSEERKGFLRGMFERATGAAPQELQTEQPPADESRNKPGLFERLKAGLKKTTDGLVGRIDALVLGKKEIDADTLEELEEILITSDIGVKTTVELIRSLEQRLSRNELKDGAALRGALKDELLARLLAHHTPLRLEGTAPFTILVVGVNGVGKTTTIGKLAAKYAAEGRKVLLAAGDTFRAAAAEQLEIWGDRAGVSVIRHQEGADPSAVAFDACKAAVSRGTEILIIDTAGRLHTKVNLMEEMKKIHRVIGREIPGAPHETLLVLDGATGQNALSQARLFKESAGVTGIALTKLDGTAKGGIVVAVSHEFGLPVRFIGVGEGIDDLREFEPNEFVDALFQTS, encoded by the coding sequence ATGTCTGAAGAGCGGAAAGGGTTTTTGCGGGGGATGTTTGAACGGGCAACCGGAGCCGCTCCCCAGGAGTTACAAACCGAACAGCCCCCTGCAGACGAATCCCGGAATAAGCCGGGCCTGTTTGAACGCCTCAAGGCAGGCCTGAAAAAGACCACCGACGGCCTGGTGGGCCGGATCGATGCGCTGGTACTCGGCAAAAAGGAGATTGATGCCGACACCCTGGAGGAGCTGGAAGAGATCCTGATCACATCCGATATCGGGGTCAAGACCACGGTAGAGCTGATCCGCAGCCTGGAGCAGCGCCTCTCACGCAATGAACTGAAAGATGGTGCCGCCTTGCGCGGTGCCTTGAAAGACGAACTGCTGGCACGCCTGCTGGCACACCATACCCCGCTGCGGCTTGAGGGAACGGCACCGTTTACCATCCTGGTCGTAGGGGTCAACGGCGTCGGCAAGACCACCACCATCGGCAAGCTGGCCGCCAAATACGCTGCTGAAGGCCGCAAGGTACTGCTGGCGGCAGGAGACACCTTCCGTGCCGCTGCAGCAGAGCAGCTTGAAATTTGGGGCGACCGGGCAGGGGTGTCCGTTATCCGCCATCAGGAGGGTGCCGACCCGTCGGCAGTTGCCTTTGATGCCTGCAAGGCTGCGGTCAGCCGTGGCACCGAGATCCTGATTATCGACACGGCCGGACGGTTACACACCAAGGTCAACCTGATGGAAGAGATGAAGAAGATCCATCGTGTTATCGGACGTGAAATCCCCGGGGCCCCCCACGAAACGCTGCTGGTACTTGATGGCGCCACCGGCCAGAACGCCCTTTCCCAGGCCCGGCTCTTTAAGGAGTCTGCCGGGGTGACCGGCATTGCCCTGACCAAGCTGGATGGCACTGCCAAAGGCGGTATTGTGGTGGCGGTTTCCCATGAATTCGGCCTGCCTGTCCGCTTTATCGGGGTAGGCGAAGGTATTGACGACCTGCGCGAATTTGAACCCAACGAGTTTGTGGATGCCCTCTTCCAAACCTCATAA
- a CDS encoding cell division protein ZapB has protein sequence MPSSKPHNQHGTDAPMQMGLDFIQENQYIIAPSEGDIVVEAELFEKLEEKISTLLSNYAALKEEKRMLAEENARLQQEREGLKGRIDSILSRLEGV, from the coding sequence ATGCCCTCTTCCAAACCTCATAACCAGCACGGCACGGACGCCCCCATGCAAATGGGCCTTGACTTTATTCAGGAAAATCAATACATTATTGCACCTTCAGAAGGAGACATCGTCGTGGAAGCAGAACTTTTTGAAAAACTTGAAGAAAAAATCAGCACCCTGTTGTCCAACTATGCGGCCCTCAAGGAAGAAAAGCGGATGCTGGCTGAAGAAAACGCACGTCTGCAGCAGGAGCGTGAAGGGCTGAAAGGACGCATTGATAGCATACTGAGTAGACTTGAAGGCGTGTAA
- a CDS encoding cell division protein ZapA, with amino-acid sequence MIRGHLVTVLGREIPVRSAAPEEKVREVEAFVNERIEAIRSRLTTADPQLLVTLALLNLSESYLELQHRQDGSGSTLEARLTSMLDQLDHVL; translated from the coding sequence ATGATCAGGGGCCATCTGGTCACGGTACTGGGACGTGAAATCCCGGTCCGTAGTGCTGCACCTGAGGAAAAGGTGCGTGAGGTCGAGGCCTTTGTCAATGAGCGGATTGAAGCGATCCGCTCCCGGCTGACCACAGCCGACCCGCAGCTGCTGGTGACCCTGGCATTGCTGAACCTGTCGGAATCATACCTGGAACTGCAGCACCGGCAGGACGGCTCAGGCAGCACACTGGAGGCCAGACTTACCAGCATGCTTGATCAGTTGGATCACGTTTTGTAG
- a CDS encoding 5-formyltetrahydrofolate cyclo-ligase, whose product MPKKSLRSDLLAHRRAIDHALWQDASTAAQLRLISLEAFQRAACIALYSPIQREIDTGLLFSKARSKGKRVLYPLVCGATLQFREVNAPEQCTPGAFGILEPCRLGEDHALETADLIVVPGVAFDLQGHRIGFGKGYYDRCLSQLQRHGVLVGLCHDFQLLERIPAEGHDIRMQHIITDKRLISVSGTEAGTGSTPD is encoded by the coding sequence ATGCCCAAGAAATCATTACGCTCCGATCTGTTGGCCCACCGCCGGGCCATTGATCACGCCCTCTGGCAGGATGCGAGTACAGCGGCACAGTTACGCCTGATCAGCCTTGAGGCCTTTCAACGGGCAGCGTGCATCGCACTCTATTCGCCGATCCAGCGGGAAATCGATACCGGGCTGCTTTTTTCCAAGGCACGTTCCAAGGGAAAGCGGGTGCTGTATCCCCTCGTCTGCGGCGCAACCCTGCAATTCAGGGAGGTTAACGCGCCAGAGCAATGCACTCCCGGTGCCTTTGGCATCCTCGAGCCATGCCGGCTGGGCGAGGACCACGCACTTGAAACGGCGGACCTGATTGTAGTGCCGGGGGTTGCCTTTGACCTGCAGGGGCACCGTATCGGTTTTGGCAAAGGCTACTATGACCGTTGCCTGAGCCAGCTGCAAAGACATGGCGTTCTTGTTGGATTATGCCATGATTTTCAGTTGTTGGAGCGAATACCGGCAGAGGGGCATGACATCAGGATGCAGCATATTATAACGGACAAACGCCTGATCAGTGTATCAGGAACCGAGGCAGGAACCGGCAGTACGCCGGATTAA
- the rny gene encoding ribonuclease Y, protein MITSIVMALVIVAVAGVAYVAGNRFGRKSTEGLVAQAEELAARLLEDARREADNIAKEAELKAKNAALEAKEAAEGELKEKKREIQVQEKRIQQKEEHLDKKSALVDQKEMDLLKKEQSVSTKEQALAAKEDELTKAASEQRARLEQISGMSAEEAKNTLIEAMESEAKHDAAKRIKLIEEEAKETADKKAKEIIAAAIQRYAGEYVSEKCVSVVPLPSDEMKGRIIGREGRNIRALEAATGIDLIIDDTPEAVILSGFNPVRREVARLSLEKLLADGRIHPGRIEEVVAKSEEEVEKAIKEAGEQAAFDLGVHGIHPEVLKLIGRLKYRTSYTQNVYQHSLEVAFLCGIMAAELGINVKQAKRAGLLHDLGKAVDHEVEGSHAVIGADLARKYGESPKIVHAIAAHHEDEKPSTILAVLVQAADALSGARPGARREMMESYVKRLEDLERIATSFNGVSGSFAIQAGREIRVMVSSDQVSDEQSVLLARDIAKKIESEMTYPGMIKVNVIRETRATEFAR, encoded by the coding sequence ATGATAACCAGTATCGTCATGGCGTTGGTGATCGTTGCGGTCGCCGGTGTAGCGTATGTCGCAGGCAACCGTTTTGGACGCAAAAGCACTGAGGGACTTGTAGCTCAGGCGGAAGAGTTGGCAGCACGCCTGCTTGAAGATGCCCGTCGTGAAGCAGACAACATCGCAAAAGAGGCTGAACTGAAGGCAAAGAACGCGGCCCTTGAAGCTAAAGAGGCTGCTGAAGGTGAATTAAAAGAAAAAAAGCGTGAAATTCAGGTACAGGAAAAAAGGATACAGCAGAAGGAAGAGCATCTGGACAAAAAATCAGCTCTGGTCGACCAAAAAGAGATGGACCTGCTGAAGAAAGAACAGTCCGTATCTACAAAAGAACAGGCATTAGCCGCAAAGGAAGATGAACTGACAAAGGCCGCTAGTGAGCAGCGTGCCCGACTTGAGCAGATCTCCGGCATGTCCGCAGAAGAGGCAAAAAACACACTGATTGAAGCGATGGAGAGTGAGGCCAAGCATGACGCGGCCAAACGGATCAAACTGATTGAGGAAGAAGCCAAGGAAACTGCTGACAAGAAGGCAAAGGAGATCATCGCAGCGGCGATTCAACGTTATGCCGGCGAGTATGTCTCTGAAAAATGCGTCTCAGTGGTACCGCTGCCGTCTGATGAAATGAAAGGCCGGATTATCGGGCGTGAAGGCCGCAACATCCGTGCACTGGAGGCTGCCACCGGTATAGACCTGATCATTGATGACACCCCTGAAGCGGTAATCCTGTCCGGCTTCAACCCGGTCCGCCGTGAGGTTGCCCGTCTGTCGCTGGAAAAACTGCTGGCCGATGGCCGGATTCATCCGGGCCGGATCGAAGAGGTGGTTGCAAAATCTGAAGAAGAGGTTGAAAAGGCGATCAAGGAGGCTGGCGAACAGGCCGCCTTTGACCTGGGTGTACATGGCATCCATCCTGAGGTGCTCAAGCTGATCGGCCGCCTCAAATACCGCACCTCGTACACTCAGAACGTCTATCAACACTCCCTTGAAGTTGCCTTCCTGTGCGGTATCATGGCCGCCGAACTGGGGATCAACGTCAAGCAGGCCAAGCGGGCCGGCCTGCTGCATGACCTGGGCAAGGCGGTTGACCATGAGGTTGAAGGTTCCCATGCCGTCATCGGCGCTGATCTGGCACGTAAATACGGGGAATCACCAAAGATTGTCCATGCCATTGCGGCTCACCATGAAGACGAAAAACCCTCCACGATCCTGGCGGTACTGGTACAGGCAGCCGATGCCCTCTCCGGGGCACGCCCGGGTGCACGGCGCGAGATGATGGAATCCTATGTCAAGCGGCTGGAAGACCTGGAGCGGATCGCCACCTCCTTTAACGGTGTCAGCGGTTCCTTTGCCATCCAGGCCGGTCGCGAGATCCGGGTCATGGTCTCCAGCGATCAGGTTTCCGACGAACAATCGGTACTGCTGGCACGGGATATTGCCAAAAAGATCGAGAGCGAGATGACCTACCCCGGCATGATCAAGGTCAATGTGATTCGTGAAACGCGCGCCACAGAGTTTGCACGGTAA
- a CDS encoding TIGR00282 family metallophosphoesterase, with product MSVRILFIGDIVGSPGRTAISRELHRLVDRHAVDLVIANGENAAGGFGITPDTADELYRQGVHLLTSGNHIWDKKDNSGFLDREERIIRPLNYPPGTPGRGSTLLETPGGIKVGVLNLEGRVYMKNLDCPFRCADAELELLRKQTSIILLDFHAETTSEKASLGWYLDGRVSAVVGTHTHVQTADERILPNGTAYITDVGMTGSFDSVIGVDKGQAIQRFLTQQSVKFDIPKKDLRINAVVIGIDTKTGKAVSIERINAAC from the coding sequence ATGTCAGTCCGCATCTTATTCATAGGCGACATCGTCGGCAGCCCGGGCCGGACCGCCATCAGCCGGGAACTGCACCGGCTGGTGGATCGTCATGCGGTTGATCTGGTGATTGCCAACGGCGAAAACGCTGCCGGTGGTTTCGGCATCACCCCGGACACGGCTGACGAACTGTATCGTCAGGGGGTCCATCTGCTGACCAGCGGCAACCATATCTGGGATAAAAAAGACAACAGCGGGTTTCTGGATCGGGAAGAACGGATCATCCGTCCGCTCAACTACCCGCCCGGCACCCCGGGCCGCGGCTCCACCCTGCTCGAGACCCCGGGCGGTATCAAGGTCGGCGTGCTGAATCTGGAAGGCCGGGTCTACATGAAGAACCTGGACTGTCCTTTCCGTTGTGCCGATGCGGAGCTGGAACTTTTGAGAAAACAAACGTCCATCATTCTGTTGGATTTCCATGCCGAGACCACCTCTGAGAAGGCCTCCCTGGGCTGGTACCTGGATGGCCGCGTCTCTGCGGTGGTGGGCACCCATACCCATGTCCAGACCGCTGATGAGCGGATCCTGCCGAACGGCACCGCCTACATCACCGACGTGGGGATGACCGGTTCCTTTGATTCGGTGATCGGCGTGGACAAAGGACAGGCGATCCAGCGTTTCCTGACCCAGCAGTCAGTCAAGTTCGACATCCCCAAGAAGGATCTGCGGATTAATGCCGTGGTGATCGGGATAGACACCAAAACAGGCAAAGCCGTCAGCATTGAGCGAATCAATGCTGCCTGTTGA
- the tyrS gene encoding tyrosine--tRNA ligase produces MSGTVAEQIAVIKRGCVELLIQKELEDKLATGRPLIIKAGFDPTAPDLHLGHTVLIQKLRQFQQLGHDVHFLIGDFTGMIGDPTGKSETRKVLTREDVLRNAETYKEQVFKILDPEKTKVVFNSSWLNELGCGGMIGLASKYTVARMLERDDFHKRYSTQQPIAIHEFLYPLIQGYDSVAMKADVELGGTDQKFNLLMGRELQREWGQTPQCVLTMPLLEGLDGVNKMSKSLGNYIGISEAPDEIFGKVMSISDELMLRYYELLSDKSLAEIEQLKSGLADGSLHPMAAKKALGREIVTRFHGAGAGDTAEENFVKRFKENEIPDEMPQVSYGTADCPLLLAKALTEAGLTKSNGEARRSIDQGGVKLNGEKVSNTNLELTAAGEYIVQIGKRRFVRIVIA; encoded by the coding sequence ATGAGTGGAACCGTTGCCGAACAGATTGCCGTGATCAAGCGCGGCTGTGTTGAACTGCTGATCCAAAAGGAACTGGAAGACAAACTGGCCACCGGCCGCCCGCTGATCATCAAGGCCGGTTTTGACCCCACCGCACCCGACCTGCACCTGGGGCATACGGTACTGATTCAGAAGCTGCGTCAGTTTCAGCAGTTAGGCCATGATGTCCACTTCCTGATCGGCGACTTCACCGGTATGATCGGCGACCCCACCGGCAAATCCGAGACCCGCAAGGTCCTGACCCGCGAAGATGTCCTGCGCAATGCCGAGACCTACAAAGAGCAGGTCTTCAAGATCCTTGACCCGGAAAAGACCAAGGTGGTCTTCAACTCCTCCTGGCTGAACGAACTGGGCTGCGGCGGCATGATCGGCCTGGCCTCAAAATACACCGTGGCCCGCATGCTGGAACGGGATGACTTCCACAAGCGCTACAGCACCCAACAGCCGATTGCGATCCACGAATTCCTGTACCCGTTGATTCAGGGCTATGACTCGGTGGCCATGAAGGCCGATGTGGAGCTGGGCGGCACCGATCAGAAGTTCAACCTGCTGATGGGGCGTGAGCTGCAGCGGGAGTGGGGTCAGACACCCCAGTGCGTCTTGACCATGCCGCTGCTGGAAGGTCTGGACGGCGTCAATAAGATGTCAAAATCGCTGGGCAACTACATCGGCATCAGTGAGGCGCCGGACGAGATCTTCGGCAAGGTGATGTCGATCTCTGACGAGCTGATGCTGCGTTACTACGAACTGCTTTCAGACAAGAGCCTTGCCGAGATCGAGCAGTTGAAGAGCGGCCTGGCAGATGGCTCACTACACCCGATGGCAGCCAAGAAGGCGTTGGGACGCGAGATTGTGACCCGTTTCCACGGTGCCGGTGCCGGTGATACAGCGGAAGAGAACTTTGTGAAGCGGTTCAAGGAAAACGAGATTCCGGACGAGATGCCCCAGGTCAGCTATGGCACGGCTGATTGCCCGCTGCTGCTGGCAAAGGCGCTGACCGAGGCCGGCCTGACCAAGTCCAATGGTGAGGCCCGCCGCTCCATTGATCAGGGCGGGGTCAAGCTGAACGGCGAGAAGGTCAGCAACACCAACCTGGAGCTGACAGCGGCTGGTGAGTACATCGTCCAGATCGGCAAACGCCGCTTTGTCAGGATCGTGATCGCCTGA
- a CDS encoding collagen-like triple helix repeat-containing protein: MLKRLVVALVLSVLPSALLAAEGAFMISNDALYFPDGSFITRAPKDGKSVLNGSGSPVVNNVVANPGDFYIDTANNLLYGPYTGSWGAGVALVGPQGPKGDTGATGAQGVQGPQGVQGLKGDTGASPFTLNGANAVYTNGSLGIGVSSPATAAALDVTSTSKGFLPPRLTTAQRNAIASPPAGLMIYNTTDKMLNFYNGTAWNTVAIVQQDLLGQTSGTSGFNSNMYYFTGYMAPHAGTISSVDIRVNSTGTFRLLIKDSTHKTLRSSSDVAITSTGLVTVTFPSVFINAGEYIGFYYSGTTTTLSATGDTYYGSADPPTQGANYLKMSIMATVNY, from the coding sequence ATGCTAAAGCGACTTGTTGTTGCGCTGGTGCTGTCTGTCCTGCCATCTGCTTTATTGGCTGCAGAGGGTGCCTTCATGATTTCAAATGATGCGTTGTACTTTCCTGACGGCAGTTTCATTACCAGGGCTCCCAAGGACGGCAAGAGTGTCCTGAACGGCAGCGGCTCACCGGTTGTGAACAATGTGGTTGCCAATCCCGGTGACTTTTATATCGATACTGCCAACAATCTGCTCTACGGCCCCTACACCGGGAGCTGGGGGGCGGGGGTGGCGTTGGTGGGACCACAGGGCCCCAAGGGTGATACCGGTGCAACCGGGGCTCAGGGGGTCCAAGGCCCTCAAGGTGTTCAGGGGCTTAAGGGTGATACCGGTGCCAGTCCCTTTACCTTGAACGGTGCTAATGCGGTCTATACAAACGGCTCGCTCGGGATCGGAGTAAGTTCGCCTGCCACGGCTGCCGCGCTGGATGTCACTTCCACCAGTAAAGGTTTCCTGCCGCCACGGCTGACCACGGCGCAGCGTAATGCCATCGCTTCGCCGCCGGCCGGGCTGATGATCTATAACACCACGGATAAAATGCTCAACTTCTACAACGGTACGGCCTGGAACACCGTTGCCATTGTCCAGCAGGATCTTCTGGGCCAGACCAGCGGCACTTCGGGTTTCAATTCGAATATGTACTATTTTACCGGGTATATGGCCCCCCATGCAGGTACCATCTCATCGGTTGATATTCGTGTGAATTCAACCGGTACCTTCAGGCTGCTGATCAAGGACAGTACCCATAAAACACTGCGTTCAAGCTCCGATGTCGCAATTACTTCAACCGGATTGGTGACGGTCACATTTCCTTCGGTCTTCATCAATGCCGGAGAATACATCGGGTTTTACTATTCCGGGACAACAACGACATTGTCGGCTACAGGTGACACCTATTACGGCTCGGCAGACCCGCCGACCCAGGGTGCAAACTATCTAAAGATGAGCATCATGGCAACGGTGAATTACTGA
- a CDS encoding class I SAM-dependent rRNA methyltransferase, translated as MEQRIVGADTVRMLELGHPWIIADTFTRRWPKAKAGDLVELTDERGRPLAIALLDPADRIVARVLAHHSMQLDRGWIKKRLQAAITLRERYADLDDTSAYRLVNAEGDGLPGLTVDRYADYLMIQLYCEGWRPHLKLVTSVLQELLQPLGIYEKARPQNTRELEAVSDSKKYGRLLTGSAAPQRLEVQENGLSFLVALEEGLNTGLFLDQRENRRSLMPRMAGKRFLNLFAYTGAFSVAAAASGASQVTSVDVSPGYTDWNRANFSANRLNPKKHRFLVGDCMTRLAELATANEKFDIILMDPPSFSTTTKGRFTTRGGTSDLVAACLPLLVDGGLLICSSNHQKTDLADYLKELRRGALQAGAELWVIEQKGQPVDFPYPVTLPEGRYLKYLACVKG; from the coding sequence ATGGAACAACGGATAGTAGGGGCTGACACGGTCAGGATGCTGGAACTGGGGCACCCCTGGATCATTGCGGATACTTTCACCAGGCGCTGGCCCAAGGCAAAGGCCGGCGATCTGGTAGAGCTGACTGATGAGCGGGGCAGACCACTGGCCATTGCCCTGCTGGACCCGGCTGACCGGATCGTGGCACGGGTGCTTGCCCATCATTCGATGCAGCTGGATCGCGGCTGGATCAAAAAGCGGCTGCAGGCCGCCATCACCCTGCGGGAACGGTATGCCGATCTGGACGACACCAGCGCCTACCGCCTGGTGAACGCCGAGGGCGACGGCCTGCCCGGCCTGACCGTGGACCGTTATGCAGACTACCTGATGATCCAGCTCTACTGCGAAGGCTGGCGACCCCACCTGAAACTGGTGACCAGCGTCCTGCAGGAACTGTTGCAACCACTCGGGATCTATGAGAAGGCACGCCCCCAGAACACCCGTGAACTGGAGGCGGTCAGTGACAGCAAGAAGTACGGCAGATTGTTGACAGGCAGCGCAGCACCGCAACGGCTGGAGGTGCAGGAAAATGGTCTCAGCTTTCTGGTTGCTTTGGAAGAAGGGCTCAACACCGGACTGTTTCTGGACCAGCGGGAGAACCGCCGCAGTCTGATGCCGCGCATGGCCGGCAAGCGCTTCCTGAACCTGTTTGCCTACACCGGCGCCTTTTCCGTGGCAGCTGCGGCAAGCGGCGCAAGCCAGGTCACCTCGGTGGATGTCTCACCCGGCTATACCGACTGGAACCGGGCCAACTTCAGCGCCAACCGCCTGAATCCCAAGAAGCACCGCTTTCTGGTGGGAGACTGTATGACCAGACTTGCGGAGCTGGCTACCGCCAACGAGAAGTTTGACATCATCCTAATGGACCCCCCCTCTTTTTCCACCACCACCAAAGGACGTTTCACCACCCGTGGCGGCACCAGCGACCTGGTGGCGGCCTGTCTGCCGCTGCTGGTTGATGGCGGCCTGCTGATCTGCTCCTCCAATCACCAGAAGACCGATCTGGCCGACTACCTGAAGGAGCTGCGCCGGGGTGCCCTGCAGGCCGGTGCAGAGCTGTGGGTGATTGAACAAAAGGGGCAGCCGGTTGACTTCCCCTATCCGGTTACCCTGCCAGAGGGACGCTATCTCAAATATCTGGCCTGTGTGAAAGGATAA
- the cydD gene encoding thiol reductant ABC exporter subunit CydD, translating into MTEKQDNMTIPPSPEAWLRQQARTVKGSMLAAILAAFGGGLLIILQARLLALVCQRVVIEGIGLAPLLPLLAWVGAVALLRGLAAYLSEHAAIKAAAQVRQQVRTALYQRLLLLRPTGLSGEVGPLTEAVTAGIEGLEAYIARFLPQMVLAGLLPLAVLLVVLPSEWRSSLVLIFSAPFIPLLMVLIGKGTETLNRRQFSRLSRMAGHLLDLVQGLPDLKIFGAAKREAELVALVSDQYRTGTMAVLRVAFLSAFTLEFFSTVGTAVVAVIIGFRLLAGNLSLLDGLFVLLLAPEYYLPLRNLGLAYHSRMNGMAAAERIIPLLQQPLPDAAGGQLVVPFRAPEISCDSVSFRYGGQRGGVQEVSLTIPANSITALAGASGSGKSTLARLLLGLARPESGQILVNSVDLAQLDQAAWRSQLAWVPQQPFFFSATIRENLLLGRPNADQQAIQQALAAAALTDVIKALPEGLATRLGDRGAGLSGGELRRLALARVFLRDAGLVVLDEPTAGLDTENEQLVLNAVEQLAAGRTVLIISHREATISRCQQIVVLAAGRLEQVTTSQEYLEVTP; encoded by the coding sequence TTGACTGAAAAACAGGACAATATGACCATCCCCCCCAGCCCTGAAGCCTGGCTGCGCCAGCAGGCCCGCACGGTCAAAGGCAGCATGCTGGCGGCCATCCTGGCGGCCTTTGGCGGTGGTCTGCTGATCATCCTGCAGGCACGCCTGTTGGCCCTGGTCTGCCAGCGGGTGGTGATTGAGGGGATCGGGCTGGCACCGCTGCTGCCGTTACTGGCCTGGGTGGGGGCGGTGGCCCTGTTGCGTGGCCTGGCCGCCTACCTGAGCGAACATGCGGCCATCAAGGCAGCAGCCCAGGTCAGGCAACAGGTCCGCACCGCCCTGTACCAGCGCTTGTTGCTGCTGCGCCCGACCGGCCTGTCCGGAGAGGTAGGGCCGTTGACCGAGGCGGTCACTGCCGGGATCGAGGGGCTTGAGGCCTACATTGCCCGCTTCCTGCCCCAGATGGTGTTGGCCGGACTGCTGCCGCTGGCAGTGCTGCTGGTGGTGCTGCCATCAGAGTGGCGCTCGTCACTGGTGCTGATCTTCTCCGCACCGTTTATCCCGCTCTTGATGGTCCTGATCGGCAAGGGGACCGAGACCCTCAACCGCCGCCAGTTCAGCCGGCTTTCCCGCATGGCAGGCCATCTGCTGGACCTGGTGCAGGGGCTGCCGGACCTGAAGATCTTTGGCGCCGCCAAACGGGAGGCCGAGCTGGTGGCGCTGGTTTCTGACCAGTACCGCACCGGCACCATGGCCGTGCTACGGGTGGCCTTTCTGTCCGCCTTTACCCTGGAGTTTTTCTCAACCGTGGGCACGGCGGTGGTGGCAGTCATCATCGGCTTCCGCCTGCTGGCCGGAAACCTGTCGCTGCTGGACGGCCTGTTTGTGCTGCTGCTGGCCCCGGAGTACTACCTGCCGCTGCGCAATCTGGGGCTGGCCTACCACAGCCGGATGAACGGCATGGCCGCTGCCGAGCGGATCATACCGCTGTTGCAACAACCGCTGCCGGATGCTGCAGGCGGCCAGTTGGTTGTACCGTTCAGGGCACCGGAAATCAGCTGTGATTCCGTCAGTTTTCGTTACGGCGGCCAGCGGGGCGGCGTGCAGGAGGTCTCGCTGACCATCCCTGCCAACAGCATAACCGCCCTGGCCGGTGCCAGCGGCAGCGGCAAATCAACCCTGGCACGTCTGTTGCTGGGGCTGGCCCGGCCGGAGTCCGGCCAGATCCTGGTAAACAGCGTTGACCTGGCACAACTGGATCAGGCTGCCTGGCGGTCGCAACTGGCCTGGGTGCCGCAGCAGCCGTTCTTCTTCAGCGCCACGATCCGGGAGAACCTGCTGCTGGGCAGACCCAATGCTGATCAGCAGGCAATCCAGCAGGCCCTTGCGGCAGCAGCTTTAACAGACGTGATCAAGGCACTGCCGGAAGGGCTGGCTACCCGGCTGGGTGATCGCGGGGCTGGGCTGTCCGGCGGCGAACTGCGACGACTGGCCCTGGCACGGGTCTTTCTGCGGGATGCCGGGCTGGTGGTGCTGGATGAGCCCACTGCCGGGCTGGATACTGAGAACGAACAGCTGGTGCTGAATGCCGTTGAACAGCTGGCAGCTGGCCGGACCGTGCTGATCATCAGCCACCGTGAGGCCACCATCAGCCGCTGCCAACAGATTGTAGTGCTGGCCGCAGGCAGGCTGGAGCAGGTCACCACCTCTCAGGAGTATCTGGAGGTGACCCCGTGA